In Nitrospira sp., one genomic interval encodes:
- a CDS encoding ABC transporter permease subunit, producing the protein MTPVQAIIAKELRGYFVSPVVYVVGAIFLLIFGFLSYLYVVYAGYQAIQLMQMQGGQAQLNLNDLVFRNLFASMRFVLLIILPILTMRLFAEERKLRTFEFLMTSPIGINEIVAGKFVSVFLVFLSLLGLTGLVPTVLMLFSDFDWNPIWTGYLGMTLLGALFISVGLLASAITENQIVAAFLSFGILLLVWLISGLGALLGDTMLGQIISYVSFMDHYDRLVRGLIDTKDLVYFFSSLAFMLFLTHRVVESTRWK; encoded by the coding sequence CTTTGTCTCTCCGGTGGTCTATGTGGTCGGCGCCATTTTTCTGCTCATCTTCGGATTCTTGTCCTATCTCTACGTGGTCTACGCCGGCTACCAGGCGATTCAACTGATGCAAATGCAAGGCGGTCAGGCTCAATTGAACTTGAACGACCTGGTCTTCCGGAATCTTTTCGCCAGCATGCGGTTTGTGCTCCTCATTATTCTGCCCATTCTGACGATGCGGCTCTTTGCGGAAGAGCGCAAACTGCGCACCTTCGAATTTCTGATGACCTCGCCGATCGGCATCAATGAGATCGTGGCCGGCAAGTTCGTCAGCGTCTTTCTTGTCTTCTTGAGCCTCCTCGGTCTGACCGGCCTCGTGCCGACGGTCCTGATGCTCTTCAGCGACTTCGACTGGAACCCGATTTGGACCGGGTATCTCGGCATGACCTTACTCGGCGCCCTGTTTATCTCAGTCGGCCTGCTCGCATCAGCGATCACGGAAAACCAGATCGTCGCGGCGTTTCTCAGCTTCGGCATACTGCTGCTCGTCTGGTTGATCTCGGGCTTGGGCGCCCTGTTAGGCGACACGATGCTGGGACAGATCATCTCCTATGTCTCGTTCATGGATCATTACGATCGTCTGGTGCGCGGCCTGATCGACACCAAAGACCTGGTGTACTTCTTCAGCAGCCTGGCCTTCATGCTCTTTCTCACCCACCGCGTGGTGGAATCGACCAGGTGGAAATGA